The DNA region GCCGTCCGCCTTAGGCGGCAGGGTGTACGCCGGCACGATCCAGCCCTTGGCGCGGATGGCCTCCGAGATGTGGAACACGGTGTAGCGCGAGTCGTCCAGCAGCCGCAGCGCGATGACCGGCAGCATGGGGCTGTCGCCGATAACCTCGAACTTGCCGCTGTCCGTGATGGTCCGCGCCAACTGCTGCGCCGTTTCCACGCAATTGGAGAGCACCTGGCGGTATCCCTCCCGGCCGAAGCGCAGGAAGTTGTAGTACTGGCCCATGACCAGCGCCGAACCGCGCGAGAAGTTCAGGCTGTAGTTCTCCATCTCGCCGCCCAGGTAGTTGATTTTGTAGACCAGATCTTCGGGAACGTCGCTGGCGTCGCGGAAGATGAGCGAGCCCAGGCCAGGGTAGACCAGCCCGTACTTGTGGTTGGAGACGTTGATGGAGCGCACCGTGGGCAGGCGGAAGTCCCATGCCTCGTCCGGATGCACGAAGGGCATGACAAACCCGCCGCTGGCGCCGTCCACATGCATGGGAATGGACAGGCCACGCTCGGCGTTCAGCTTCTGCAGCAAGGCGTCGATGCCGGCCACGTCGTCCATCTGGCCGGTGTAGGTGGTGCCCACCACCGCACCCACGGCGATGGTGTTCTCGTCCACCAGCGGAGCCACGTCGTCCGGCCCGATAACGTACTTGCCGGGCCCAAGCTCGATGGTCCGCGCCTCCACCTCGAAGTAGTTGGCGAACTTCTCCCAGCAGGAGTGCACGTCCAGCCCGTAGATGATGTTGGGCCTGTCGGCCGGTTTGCCGGCCGCCTTGCGGCGATGCTGCCAGGAGCGCTTGTGCGCCAGCAGCCCCAGCATGATGGCCTCGCTGGAGCCGATGGTCACCGTGCCCACGGCCCGGCCTTGTTCCGGCGCGTTCAGCAGATGGGCCAGCATGCTCACCACCCGCTCGTGAATCTTCTGTGTCTGCGGGTACTCATCCTGGTCGATGAAGTTCTTGTTCACACACATGGCCATCAGCTCGTTGGCCTCGGGGTCCATCCACGTGGTCACAAAGGAGGCGAGGTTCAGAGCCGGGTTGCCGTCCAGATTCAGCTCGTCCTGGACAAGCTGCTTCACTGTGCGGGGGTCCATGGGCGATTCGGGTATTTCGTACCTGGGGATCGGTTCGCAGAACGACCGACAACCGTATGTGGGGGCGATGGTGGAAGAGCCGGCGTCGCTCGTCTTCACTTGCTTCTTCAGCACAGGGCGCGCTCCTTGCGTGAGTGAACAGTAGACTTCTGGCTTTGGTGCGGATGGTTTCCGAAAGACCCGTATGGGACGGACACATCTGGGCCTAGCCCATTTACAGCGGGGCGTCCACCGCGGCCGGCGGGAAACCTGGTCCATCCCGACAAAATCTCAGTCTTTGCATTTCCTAATAGCGCCACGCCAGAAAATACACCCCAGCCGAACTATACCCGACGCCTGGAATGTCAACTAAGCACCTGACATCTCGACGAATCAGTCACAGATCGGAAAGGTTTCGGATGCCCGCTGGAAAAAGCGACACAAACCATGTACTTGTCCATGGCTCCACGCCGGGGAGTCTGCTAAAATACGAGCCATCATTCCATTTCTCCCCCCGCGTTTGTGGACTTTTGGAGCACGAGGGTATCACCATGAACCGCAAAGAAGACAACCGAACCCACACATACGTTCTCAGAAACGGCGAACACATTCCCCCTGTCAGGTCTTTCGATCCGTTCAAAACCCTGATACTTACCCTGGTAGCCATCCTGCTGTTGATTTCCATGGTGCTTCCCGGGCATGTTCATATCGGCTCCGGCCTGGCAACGCAGGATATATACGCCGGCGGCGCGCCGGTCTCTGAATAACATCTTACGTAGAACGAGAGCGACCGCGAGCCAGTGCGTGACCGTCTGATTTTTCAACATATTCCGAAAACCGCCGGCTCGACGGCCCGTGCGGGGTTCGCTGCACTCTATCCGTCCCAGTCCGTGTTTGCGTTTGATCAGGACGGGGTGCTGGACAACCTGCTGACCCTTCCTCGCGAGAAGAAGGACGCTATCCGCTTTTTCTCCGGCCACGTGGATTACGGCATCCACAAGATTTTCAACGGCCCCACCGTTTATGCCGCCTTCCTGCGCGATCCGGTGGAACGCGTCTTCTCCCACTGGTGGCACATCTTCACCCGACCGGAGCACCGCTTTCACGACTTTGCCCAGTCCACCACCCTGGACGAGTTCCTGGACGCCGCGGTGCGGCCGCGAATGAACAACTGCATGACGCGCATGCTCTCGGGCATCAACCCACCATACGGCGAGTGCCCGGAGTCCATGCTCAAGGCGGCGACGCGCAACATCTCTGAATCGTACTGTTTTCTTGGAACAAAGGAGCGCTTCGAGGAATCCTACGCCATGCTCGCCCAGATGCTTGGCGCCGATGAGAAGCAGCTGACCCCACCTCCCTCGCGCAACCTCTCCGAGAACAGACCCCGCGTGGAGGAGCTGCCGCGGGAGACACGCCGCTGCATCGAGCGGCTCAACGGCCTGGACATCGAGCTCTACGAGAAGTTCAAACCGCGGTTGCCCATGGTGCTGACTCCCAAGGTCACCACCGGCTGAGGCCGCATACTCATAGATCGCGGCGGCGAGTCCTGCCGCCACGCCCTCCCCTCCCTTCAGATGCGTCCCAGTACGGGACAACCCCCGGACGCGGCGACCACGCCGCCCGGCGGTTCATGCTCTGGCGCCGGCTGTAGCAGCCAACCACAGCGTTGCTACTTGTGCAACGAGCCGATCTCCTTGATGACCTCGTCCATGTGGATGTAATCGCGCTCCGGCAGCCCGGCCAGCGCCTCCAGCGATTCCTCGGGCGCGCCGTTCTCCACGGCGAGGTCGATAATTGTTTTCCGCGTCGCCGGAAAATTGGCGTCTTTGAGGTAGCGGGACAGCGCGGCGATATCGTCTGGCGTGTAGTGGGACACTCGTTCAAGCTCCTTTCTTTACGGAAGGTTCAAAGAAATTCCAGTGCGCGTGCGATCAGATCCCTGGCGCAACGGTCTGGTTCCATG from Oceanidesulfovibrio marinus includes:
- a CDS encoding glutamate decarboxylase, which encodes MLKKQVKTSDAGSSTIAPTYGCRSFCEPIPRYEIPESPMDPRTVKQLVQDELNLDGNPALNLASFVTTWMDPEANELMAMCVNKNFIDQDEYPQTQKIHERVVSMLAHLLNAPEQGRAVGTVTIGSSEAIMLGLLAHKRSWQHRRKAAGKPADRPNIIYGLDVHSCWEKFANYFEVEARTIELGPGKYVIGPDDVAPLVDENTIAVGAVVGTTYTGQMDDVAGIDALLQKLNAERGLSIPMHVDGASGGFVMPFVHPDEAWDFRLPTVRSINVSNHKYGLVYPGLGSLIFRDASDVPEDLVYKINYLGGEMENYSLNFSRGSALVMGQYYNFLRFGREGYRQVLSNCVETAQQLARTITDSGKFEVIGDSPMLPVIALRLLDDSRYTVFHISEAIRAKGWIVPAYTLPPKADGTAVLRIVVKENFSRDMAELFAADLQNVMQKLDASPPSHATDHGKEGHGIC
- a CDS encoding sulfotransferase family 2 domain-containing protein encodes the protein MRDRLIFQHIPKTAGSTARAGFAALYPSQSVFAFDQDGVLDNLLTLPREKKDAIRFFSGHVDYGIHKIFNGPTVYAAFLRDPVERVFSHWWHIFTRPEHRFHDFAQSTTLDEFLDAAVRPRMNNCMTRMLSGINPPYGECPESMLKAATRNISESYCFLGTKERFEESYAMLAQMLGADEKQLTPPPSRNLSENRPRVEELPRETRRCIERLNGLDIELYEKFKPRLPMVLTPKVTTG
- a CDS encoding DUF2795 domain-containing protein, which codes for MSHYTPDDIAALSRYLKDANFPATRKTIIDLAVENGAPEESLEALAGLPERDYIHMDEVIKEIGSLHK